Proteins encoded within one genomic window of Chlorobaculum sp. MV4-Y:
- the queC gene encoding 7-cyano-7-deazaguanine synthase QueC, whose amino-acid sequence MRAVLLLSGGMDSLVATALAHREGFELAAVHVNYGQRTWTKELQCFRQICDHYGIADRLEVDAMFLSTIGGSSLTDSAIPVGPADLAGTDIPTSYVPFRNANFLSMAVSWSEVIGASRIYIGAVEEDSSGYPDCRKIFYDAFNRVIEHGTRPETRIEIVTPLIAMNKAEIVQRGLELDAPFHFSWSCYKSEGKACGVCDSCARRLRAFASAGIEDPVEYEVRPNYLQ is encoded by the coding sequence ATGAGAGCAGTACTTTTGCTCAGCGGCGGGATGGATAGCCTGGTGGCTACCGCGCTGGCCCATCGTGAGGGATTTGAGCTGGCGGCCGTGCATGTCAATTACGGGCAGCGGACGTGGACGAAGGAGCTTCAATGCTTCCGGCAGATTTGCGACCATTACGGCATCGCCGACCGGCTGGAGGTCGATGCCATGTTCCTCAGCACCATCGGCGGCTCGTCGCTGACCGACTCGGCGATTCCCGTCGGCCCTGCCGATCTCGCAGGTACCGATATTCCCACCAGTTACGTGCCCTTTCGCAATGCCAATTTCCTCTCGATGGCCGTGAGCTGGTCGGAGGTGATTGGTGCAAGCCGCATCTACATCGGCGCGGTCGAGGAGGATTCGTCCGGTTATCCCGACTGCCGCAAAATCTTTTACGACGCCTTCAACCGGGTGATTGAGCACGGCACACGGCCCGAGACGCGCATCGAAATCGTGACGCCGCTCATCGCCATGAACAAGGCTGAGATCGTCCAGCGCGGGCTGGAACTCGATGCGCCGTTCCACTTCAGCTGGTCGTGCTACAAGAGCGAGGGCAAAGCGTGCGGCGTGTGCGACAGTTGCGCTCGGCGCTTGCGGGCCTTCGCGTCAGCTGGAATAGAGGATCCCGTGGAATACGAAGTCCGGCCCAACTATTTGCAGTAA
- a CDS encoding GAF domain-containing protein, translating into MVLQPALALSTPFFAKKVSLAMPDPSIDKRDEQQAPSPQPDGMSAVETPQGNDFFKNIFENHSAVMMLIDAESGSIVDANRAAAKFYGWTVNQLRSMKIHEIDAPSWAHEQPWLKKLSEEKEERFFSMHRKADGTLSLVELNFGTITLENKTLILAIIQDNIERYHFAALTEFRRHLLEMADNASTEDLLTYTLDEAERLTGSTLGFFNLISDDQSIMRYACSSNAKKDNCGHAKHPSVIDFKVQADVIQEKRAVIHNDHATLRHCNCKSASHKEAIRELIVPIIRNSKVMATLEVGDKPANYDQNDIRLLNELSGVAWDIIARKHAENSAQKTMEAMQHTQKMDMIGRLAGGIAHDINNVLSTILGHTEIVIEELNDKSPYVKNLLNIRDSTMRAAHLIQQLLAFARKQTILPKILELDTALHDEVPMLQKLIGEKIHLELRPGSHGAKILIDPSQFEQLITSLCANAREAINGTGSVMIETSSITVSPSDCYANHPCQVPGNFAMISVIDNGCGIDKNVLPHIFDPFFTTKEVGKGSGMGLSTVYGIVAQNKGYIECESTPGKGSRFTIYLPLCEEMLVPDRKKPRKDTASTDKQQTILVIDDNEAILYIVKTVLEKSGYRVLSTTSANEAINIVANSGKKIDMLLTDVVMPEMNGKELSRKLRAISPHLKTIFMSGFPQEMNLLEEGAEHEMHFINKPFKIVEFTATIKAMLTESHSTQNPETETKS; encoded by the coding sequence ATGGTTCTGCAGCCAGCGTTGGCGTTATCAACCCCCTTTTTTGCAAAAAAAGTATCCCTTGCCATGCCTGATCCCAGTATTGATAAGAGAGACGAACAGCAGGCCCCATCACCGCAACCCGATGGTATGTCCGCAGTTGAAACACCCCAAGGCAATGATTTTTTCAAGAATATTTTTGAGAACCATTCTGCTGTAATGATGCTTATCGATGCTGAATCAGGCAGCATCGTCGATGCCAACCGGGCAGCAGCCAAGTTTTACGGGTGGACCGTCAATCAGCTCCGCTCGATGAAAATCCATGAGATTGATGCACCATCGTGGGCACATGAACAACCCTGGCTGAAAAAGCTGTCGGAAGAGAAAGAGGAGCGATTCTTCTCGATGCACCGGAAAGCCGACGGAACGCTCTCTCTCGTTGAGCTGAACTTTGGCACAATCACGCTGGAAAACAAAACGCTGATCCTGGCCATCATACAAGACAATATCGAACGCTACCATTTCGCAGCGCTGACCGAATTCAGGCGCCATCTTCTCGAAATGGCCGATAACGCTTCGACCGAGGATTTACTCACCTATACGCTTGATGAGGCTGAACGGCTGACCGGCAGCACACTCGGATTTTTCAATCTGATCTCGGATGATCAGTCAATTATGAGATACGCCTGTTCGAGCAACGCAAAAAAAGACAACTGCGGCCATGCAAAACATCCCTCGGTGATCGACTTCAAAGTGCAGGCTGACGTCATACAGGAAAAGAGAGCAGTAATACACAATGATCATGCAACACTCAGGCACTGCAACTGCAAATCAGCATCGCACAAGGAAGCCATACGCGAGCTGATCGTACCGATCATCCGCAACAGCAAGGTGATGGCAACTCTCGAAGTCGGCGACAAGCCCGCCAACTATGACCAGAATGACATCCGGCTGCTCAACGAGCTGAGCGGAGTGGCATGGGATATCATTGCCCGAAAGCATGCTGAAAATTCAGCACAAAAGACGATGGAAGCCATGCAGCATACCCAGAAAATGGATATGATCGGTCGTCTCGCAGGTGGTATTGCCCACGACATTAACAACGTGCTTTCGACCATTTTGGGACATACTGAAATAGTCATCGAGGAATTGAATGACAAGAGCCCATATGTCAAAAATCTGCTGAACATCCGCGACTCAACCATGCGCGCAGCCCATCTGATACAACAATTGCTGGCCTTTGCGCGAAAACAAACGATCCTGCCAAAAATTTTAGAACTGGACACAGCCCTTCATGACGAAGTGCCGATGTTGCAAAAACTGATCGGGGAAAAGATACACCTCGAGCTACGCCCCGGCAGTCATGGAGCAAAAATTCTGATAGATCCATCCCAGTTCGAGCAGTTGATAACAAGCCTGTGCGCCAATGCGCGCGAAGCCATCAATGGTACGGGATCGGTAATGATCGAAACCTCAAGCATAACAGTGTCTCCCTCCGATTGCTATGCAAACCATCCCTGCCAGGTTCCGGGCAATTTTGCCATGATCTCAGTGATTGACAACGGTTGTGGCATAGACAAGAATGTGCTTCCCCACATCTTCGACCCTTTTTTCACCACGAAAGAAGTCGGAAAAGGCAGTGGCATGGGACTTTCAACCGTTTATGGTATCGTCGCACAGAACAAAGGCTATATCGAATGCGAAAGTACTCCGGGCAAGGGAAGCCGGTTTACAATTTACCTGCCCTTGTGTGAAGAAATGCTCGTGCCTGACAGAAAGAAGCCGCGGAAAGATACAGCAAGTACTGATAAACAGCAGACAATACTGGTGATCGATGATAATGAGGCCATCCTTTATATCGTCAAAACCGTTCTTGAAAAAAGTGGATACCGTGTGCTTTCGACAACCTCGGCAAACGAAGCAATCAACATCGTGGCAAATTCGGGAAAGAAAATTGATATGCTTCTGACGGATGTAGTTATGCCAGAGATGAACGGCAAAGAGCTTTCAAGGAAACTTCGCGCCATATCCCCTCATCTGAAAACCATTTTTATGTCCGGCTTTCCACAGGAAATGAACTTGCTTGAGGAGGGCGCTGAACACGAGATGCATTTCATCAACAAACCGTTCAAGATCGTCGAATTTACCGCCACCATCAAAGCTATGCTCACTGAGTCTCATAGCACACAGAACCCCGAAACGGAAACGAAGTCTTGA
- a CDS encoding SRPBCC family protein: MTLSPEKRARVLQGEILIDLDWLPDGVIGAKGCVFVEAEPPVVWRMLADYNHLHETMPKVVSSRLLETNNHTRIIAQSGKSGIFIFEKTVNFTLKVEEVFPEHLYFSQIGGDFQVYEGEWQLEAVDGKNGTGTLLTYKAEIKPDFFAPQFVVSFVQSQDLPTILKAIRSYCEARAKG, from the coding sequence ATGACACTTTCTCCGGAAAAACGCGCGCGGGTCTTGCAGGGCGAGATTCTCATTGATCTCGACTGGCTGCCGGATGGGGTGATCGGGGCGAAAGGCTGCGTGTTCGTCGAAGCTGAGCCGCCGGTTGTGTGGAGGATGCTGGCCGATTACAACCATCTTCACGAAACAATGCCCAAGGTGGTATCGAGCCGGTTGCTGGAGACGAACAATCACACTCGGATCATCGCGCAGTCGGGCAAGTCAGGCATTTTCATTTTCGAGAAGACGGTGAACTTTACCCTCAAAGTCGAGGAGGTTTTTCCCGAGCACCTCTACTTTTCGCAGATCGGCGGAGATTTTCAGGTGTATGAGGGTGAGTGGCAACTCGAAGCGGTCGATGGCAAGAACGGCACCGGTACACTCTTAACCTACAAAGCGGAGATCAAGCCGGACTTCTTCGCACCGCAGTTCGTGGTGAGCTTCGTGCAAAGCCAGGATTTGCCGACCATCCTCAAAGCAATCCGCAGCTACTGCGAAGCGCGAGCCAAGGGCTAA
- a CDS encoding cation-efflux pump, with translation MSNHEEKKQSIALSSVIASLLLTAMKLVVGLMTGSIGILSEAAHSTMDFGAAALTWFAVRISDKPADEKHHYGHTKIESVSALIETGLLILTSVWIIYEAVTRLISGTTEIEVTWYAIAVIIISIIVDISRASALKKVAKETKSQALEADALHFTSDIVSSAVVLVGLGFVALGIHWADAMAGIFVAVLVGKAAWELGRKTIDVLVDAAPEGLSEQIEQIVLNAPGIIGINKMRIKPAGPFVFIDLTISVSRTLPQEKVVAICAGVEQRLKAELPGSDITVNARPVVLDSETVTERIHTVGLNHGLHAHNILTSLLGEHKQITFDVEVDSHLTIRQAHDAVTELENELHREFNGQIDLCIHLDPLNSEERNTRPADPETEARLTTIIRQAASTISGIRDVHAVNILVSAYNKLYITLHCGFDDNTVLADVHPLTSRLESLIYRDIPETSRIIVHAEPVNAVD, from the coding sequence ATGAGCAACCACGAAGAGAAAAAGCAGAGTATCGCCCTCAGTTCGGTCATAGCAAGCCTGCTTCTGACCGCCATGAAACTCGTGGTCGGCCTCATGACCGGCAGTATCGGTATCCTTTCAGAGGCCGCTCACTCGACGATGGATTTCGGCGCGGCGGCGCTCACCTGGTTCGCGGTCAGAATCAGCGACAAACCGGCGGACGAAAAGCACCATTATGGCCACACCAAAATCGAGAGCGTCAGCGCCCTCATCGAAACCGGCCTGCTGATACTCACCTCTGTCTGGATCATCTATGAAGCCGTGACGCGACTCATTTCCGGCACAACGGAGATCGAGGTCACCTGGTACGCCATCGCCGTTATCATTATTTCGATCATTGTGGATATATCGAGAGCTTCCGCCTTGAAGAAAGTGGCCAAAGAGACCAAAAGCCAGGCCCTCGAAGCCGACGCGCTGCACTTCACCTCCGACATCGTCTCCTCGGCGGTAGTGCTCGTGGGACTGGGATTCGTCGCGCTTGGCATTCACTGGGCGGATGCCATGGCCGGTATTTTTGTGGCGGTGCTGGTCGGCAAGGCTGCATGGGAGCTAGGGCGAAAAACCATCGACGTTCTGGTTGACGCAGCTCCCGAGGGACTCTCCGAGCAGATCGAACAGATCGTCCTCAATGCGCCGGGCATCATCGGCATCAACAAAATGCGAATCAAGCCTGCCGGACCGTTTGTCTTCATCGACCTCACCATCTCGGTCAGCCGCACCCTGCCGCAGGAAAAAGTTGTGGCTATCTGCGCCGGAGTCGAACAGCGGCTGAAAGCGGAGCTTCCCGGCAGCGACATCACGGTCAACGCGCGCCCGGTTGTGCTCGACAGCGAAACCGTCACCGAGCGGATTCACACCGTCGGCCTCAACCACGGCCTGCACGCGCACAACATCCTCACCTCGCTTTTGGGCGAGCACAAGCAGATCACCTTCGACGTCGAGGTTGACAGCCACCTGACCATCAGGCAGGCGCACGACGCCGTAACGGAGCTTGAAAATGAGCTGCACCGGGAATTCAACGGGCAGATCGACCTCTGCATTCATCTCGATCCGCTCAACAGCGAGGAGCGCAACACACGCCCCGCCGACCCCGAAACCGAAGCGCGGCTCACCACCATCATCCGCCAGGCCGCCAGCACGATCTCCGGCATCCGCGACGTGCACGCCGTCAACATCCTCGTCTCCGCGTACAACAAACTCTACATCACGCTACATTGCGGCTTCGACGACAACACCGTCCTCGCCGACGTCCATCCCCTCACCAGCCGCCTCGAAAGCCTGATCTATCGGGATATTCCCGAAACATCCAGAATCATCGTCCACGCCGAACCGGTGAATGCCGTGGATTGA
- a CDS encoding glycosyltransferase family 2 protein — MQASSKAAPAVTVVIPHLRNRPMLNLCLDALRKTIFRDFSVIIVDNGGDASDLAGLESDYPEIFVLHLPENAGYAGGCNEGLKYANSPYVIFLNDDTIVDPEWLGCLVEAAERDPKVGALQPKILSLPERRCGRRVFDYAGAAGGLIDWLGFPYCLGRSFGGREVDAGQYDEPRDIFWASGVALFARREVVEKLGGFEAGFFMHMEEIDLCWRMLLAGYRVRSVPQSVVWHEGGASLAEGSPMKVYYNHRNALFTLLRNRSAAPLVALLPLRLVLEAAAMLYYLAGGKAGMARATQVARAFIDVLRRLPETLRQRRKIQRARIVGDQDLFRNAPLSIFLLRPSD; from the coding sequence ATGCAAGCATCGAGCAAAGCCGCTCCGGCGGTGACGGTCGTCATTCCGCATCTCAGGAATCGCCCGATGCTCAATTTGTGCCTCGACGCTCTCCGCAAAACCATCTTCCGTGACTTTTCTGTCATCATCGTCGATAACGGCGGCGACGCCTCTGATCTCGCCGGTCTCGAATCCGATTATCCCGAAATCTTCGTCCTTCACTTGCCCGAAAACGCCGGATATGCCGGTGGGTGCAACGAGGGTCTCAAGTATGCGAACTCGCCGTATGTCATTTTTCTGAATGACGATACCATCGTCGACCCGGAATGGCTGGGTTGTCTCGTCGAGGCGGCGGAACGCGATCCGAAAGTCGGCGCGTTGCAGCCGAAGATTCTCTCGTTGCCTGAGCGGCGGTGTGGCAGGCGCGTGTTCGACTATGCCGGAGCTGCCGGTGGTCTGATAGACTGGCTCGGATTTCCCTATTGCCTCGGTCGGAGCTTCGGTGGGCGGGAGGTGGATGCAGGGCAGTATGACGAGCCGCGGGACATTTTCTGGGCGTCGGGTGTGGCGCTCTTCGCGCGCCGCGAGGTGGTCGAAAAGCTTGGTGGCTTCGAGGCGGGATTTTTCATGCACATGGAGGAGATCGACCTCTGCTGGCGCATGTTGCTGGCAGGCTACCGGGTGCGCTCCGTGCCGCAATCGGTGGTCTGGCACGAGGGCGGCGCGTCGCTCGCGGAGGGGTCGCCGATGAAGGTGTATTACAACCACCGCAACGCCCTCTTCACGCTGCTGCGCAACCGGAGCGCCGCGCCGCTCGTCGCGCTCCTGCCGCTGCGCCTCGTGCTTGAAGCAGCAGCGATGCTGTATTATCTTGCGGGCGGGAAAGCGGGCATGGCGCGAGCCACGCAGGTGGCGCGGGCCTTCATCGATGTGCTGCGGAGATTGCCGGAAACGCTTCGGCAGCGGCGAAAAATTCAGCGAGCAAGAATTGTCGGCGATCAGGATCTTTTTCGCAATGCGCCGCTGTCAATCTTTTTGCTGCGTCCTTCAGATTAG
- the trpA gene encoding tryptophan synthase subunit alpha, which yields MKENRITRLVKQDKKLLIAYYMPEFPVPGATLPVLEALQESGADLIELGMPYSDPIGDGPVIQDAAHKAISHGVHVGSIFELVRKARNGEGCKKITTPILLMGYCNPLIAYGGDCFMDDAVKAGVDGLLIPDLPPEESEDFLERAKNFGLSVIYLISPVTPPERIELIDSMSTDFSYCLAVNATTGTGKLDSAGMDEKIAEYLRRVREHTKKKFVVGFGIKDRERVRKMWELADGAVVGSALLQHVAIAKTPEETAKMAAGFWKSLR from the coding sequence ATGAAAGAGAACAGAATCACCCGGCTGGTGAAGCAGGACAAGAAGCTGCTCATCGCCTACTATATGCCTGAATTTCCCGTGCCGGGCGCGACTTTGCCCGTGCTCGAAGCGTTGCAGGAGAGCGGGGCCGACCTCATCGAGCTTGGAATGCCCTACTCCGATCCCATCGGCGACGGACCGGTGATCCAGGACGCGGCGCACAAGGCGATCAGTCATGGCGTGCATGTCGGCAGTATCTTCGAGCTGGTCAGAAAAGCGCGTAACGGCGAGGGGTGCAAGAAGATCACCACACCGATTCTGCTTATGGGCTACTGCAATCCGCTCATCGCGTACGGCGGCGACTGCTTCATGGACGACGCGGTCAAGGCGGGCGTGGATGGGTTGCTGATTCCCGACCTGCCGCCGGAGGAGTCGGAGGATTTCCTCGAACGCGCCAAAAACTTCGGTCTTTCAGTGATCTACCTCATTTCGCCGGTCACGCCGCCGGAGCGGATCGAGCTGATCGACAGCATGTCCACCGACTTTTCGTACTGCCTCGCGGTCAACGCCACCACCGGCACCGGCAAGCTCGACAGCGCGGGCATGGACGAGAAGATCGCCGAGTACCTGCGCCGGGTGCGCGAGCACACGAAGAAGAAGTTTGTCGTCGGCTTCGGCATCAAGGATCGCGAACGCGTGCGCAAAATGTGGGAGCTGGCCGATGGCGCGGTGGTCGGATCGGCGCTGCTGCAACACGTCGCCATAGCGAAAACTCCCGAAGAGACTGCGAAGATGGCCGCCGGTTTCTGGAAGTCGTTGCGGTGA
- a CDS encoding CPBP family intramembrane glutamic endopeptidase, whose translation MEREKAIDSGSASLNERFKLAFGLTALIWITGLVGHFTPLQEWPALALYVIGGIGVVVWRGVSKSEWAGMYLAGGNLKKSLKWGGIAGGILFVMDIVNTVIYYSKGAPPMTDMLGILVNKNFLFLFPILVLAEEFLWRGLMLSSMVEKGVNPHLSVFVTAMCYVLNHYAVAPVGMYERGLMAMMAFPIGILGGYIVLKSKNVWGSVLVHMITMFSMVLDIFVIPNLVPSLFHL comes from the coding sequence ATGGAAAGGGAAAAGGCGATTGATTCCGGTTCCGCTTCACTGAACGAGCGTTTCAAACTCGCGTTCGGGCTGACGGCGCTCATCTGGATCACCGGCCTTGTCGGTCACTTCACGCCGCTGCAAGAGTGGCCCGCGCTGGCGCTTTACGTGATCGGCGGCATCGGCGTCGTTGTGTGGCGCGGCGTGAGCAAGAGCGAGTGGGCCGGGATGTATCTGGCGGGTGGCAATCTGAAAAAATCCCTGAAATGGGGTGGTATCGCGGGCGGAATCCTTTTCGTGATGGACATCGTCAACACGGTGATCTACTACTCGAAGGGCGCGCCGCCGATGACCGACATGCTCGGCATTCTCGTCAACAAGAATTTTCTCTTTCTTTTTCCGATTCTCGTGCTCGCCGAGGAGTTCCTGTGGCGCGGCCTGATGCTTTCATCGATGGTCGAGAAGGGAGTCAATCCGCACCTGAGCGTGTTCGTCACCGCGATGTGCTATGTGCTGAACCACTACGCCGTCGCGCCGGTCGGCATGTACGAGCGCGGGCTGATGGCGATGATGGCTTTTCCGATTGGCATTCTTGGCGGTTATATTGTGCTCAAATCGAAAAATGTGTGGGGAAGCGTGCTGGTACATATGATTACCATGTTTTCGATGGTGCTCGATATTTTTGTCATCCCCAATCTGGTGCCCTCATTATTTCATCTATGA